A portion of the Poecilia reticulata strain Guanapo linkage group LG23, Guppy_female_1.0+MT, whole genome shotgun sequence genome contains these proteins:
- the gpr85 gene encoding putative G protein-coupled receptor 85 — MIPPPSMANYSHAGDHTILQNVSPLATFLKLTSLGFIIGVGVVGNLLISILLVKDKSLHRAPYYFLLDLCASDILRSAICFPFVFTSVKNGSVLTYSILTCKVIAFLGVLSCFHTAFMLFCVSVTRYLAIAHHRFYTKRLTFWTCLAVICMVWTLSVAMAFPPVLDVGTYTFIPEEDQCTFQHRSFRANDSLGFMLLLALILLATQLVYLKLIFFVHDRRKMKPVQFVPAVSQNWTFHGPGASGQAAANWLAGFGRGPTPPTLLGIRQNSNAAGRRRLLVLDEFKTEKRISRMFYIMTFFFLALWGPYLVACYWRVFARGSVVPRGYLTAAVWMSFAQAGVNPFICIFSNRELRRCFSTTLLYCRKSRLPREPYCVI; from the coding sequence ATGATCCCTCCTCCATCTATGGCGAACTATAGCCATGCAGGGGACCACACCATCTTGCAGAATGTTTCTCCTCTTGCCACATTCCTCAAATTAACCTCCCTGGGTTTCATCATTGGAGTCGGTGTGGTAGGGAACCTCCTGATCTCCATCCTGCTGGTTAAAGACAAGAGCCTGCACCGGGCACCCTACTATTTCCTGCTGGACCTGTGCGCCTCGGATATCCTGCGCTCCGCTATCTGCTTCCCCTTCGTCTTCACCTCTGTGAAGAATGGATCTGTCTTAACCTACAGCATACTGACCTGCAAAGTGATTGCCTTCCTCGGTGTGCTCTCCTGTTTCCATACAGCATTCATGCTCTTCTGCGTCAGCGTCACCCGCTACCTGGCCATCGCGCATCACCGCTTCTACACCAAGAGGCTGACGTTCTGGACGTGCTTGGCCGTCATTTGCATGGTGTGGACGTTGTCGGTGGCCATGGCGTTCCCTCCGGTGCTAGACGTCGGGACGTACACGTTCATCCCGGAGGAGGACCAGTGCACGTTTCAGCACCGCTCCTTCAGGGCCAACGACTCGCTGGGCTTCATGCTCCTGCTGGCGCTCATCCTTCTGGCCACGCAGCTGGTTTACCTCAAGCTCATCTTCTTCGTCCACGACCGCCGAAAGATGAAGCCCGTCCAGTTCGTGCCTGCCGTTAGCCAGAACTGGACCTTCCACGGGCCAGGCGCCAGCGGGCAGGCGGCGGCCAACTGGCTGGCCGGGTTTGGCCGCGGTCCCACCCCGCCTACTTTGCTGGGGATCCGACAGAACAGCAACGCAGCGGGCCGCAGACGTCTTCTGGTGCTCGATGAGTTCAAAACGGAGAAGAGGATTAGTAGAATGTTCTacataatgacatttttcttcttggCTCTGTGGGGGCCCTACCTGGTTGCCTGCTACTGGCGCGTGTTTGCCAGGGGCTCTGTGGTCCCTAGAGGGTACCTGACAGCAGCCGTGTGGATGAGCTTTGCCCAGGCCGGGGTGAATCCTTTCATCTGCATCTTCTCCAACAGGGAGCTACGGCGCTGCTTCAGCACCACACTCCTCTACTGTAGAAAATCCAGGTTACCGAGGGAACCCTACTGCGTTATATGA